The Gossypium hirsutum isolate 1008001.06 chromosome D07, Gossypium_hirsutum_v2.1, whole genome shotgun sequence genome includes the window catgttgtttgagcaatcaaaatccaatttgcaagtgaaaggataatgatcaccatcTGGGGATACTAAGACTGCCCCAATTTCATTGCCCACAGCATTCGAGGCCccatcaaagtttagcttccaactGTGACCTTTTTGGGGATTTTCTTCAGTAGCGGCTATACACATCAGGTCTTCATTTGGTAAATCAAAACTCAATGGCTCGTAGTCCTCCAAAGCTCTACTAGCTAGAAAGTCAGcaattgcactcccttttacagctttttgactcacatagactatatcgaattcggatagtaagatctgccaccGGGCCATCCTCTCATtcaaagcagttgactccatcatatattttaacgggtccaactttgaaattaaccaAGTCGTGTGGTATAAAATATACTGCCTTAATCTCCGGGTTATCCAAATCAAGGCACAACATAACTTCTCAATAGGCGAATATCTCAgttcacagtcagtgaatttcttgctgagataataTATCGCCCTTTCTTTTCTCCCCGTTTCATCATGTTGACCTAACACACACCTCATGGAATTGTCAAATaccgttagatacaatatcagAGGCCTATCCGGGTTAGGTGGTGACAGCACTGGAGTGTTAGACAAATACTGCTTCACCTTGTTAGAAGCTTTTTTGCATTTCTTCATCCCAAGTaccaggattatgtttcttcagaagacgaaatatagggtcacatttctcagtcagtTATGAAATGAACCtagcaatgtaattcagtcttccgaggaaacctcgaacttctttctgggTGCGAggtggaggtaaatctcgtattgccttgactttatatgggtcaatctcgattcccttttcgctgactatgaagcctagcaactttcctgaCCTGGCCCCAAAAGTGCACTTCGCtggattaagcttgagctggaactttctcaatcTTAAAAATAACTTTCTCAAGACCCGCACATGTTCGCCCTCCGTTCTAGATTtcgcgatcatgtcatcaacgtaaacctcgatttctctgtgcatcatgtcatagaacaaggctaccatggctctttggtatgtcgctcctgcattcttcaatccaaacggcatcactttataacaaaacgtcccccataACATAATGAACGTAGTCTTTCTCATGTCCtcgggatgcatctttatctgattatacccagaaaaaccatccatgaaggaaaataaGGAAAAGCCCGCAGTATTGTCTACCAATGTGTCGATGTGGGGCAATGGGAAGttatcctttggactagccttgttcaaatcccgataatccacacacattcgtacttttccatctttctttagAACTGGTACGATGTTAGCCACCCACTCAGAATACTTGACTTCTTGCAGAAACCCGGCATCAAACTGCTTTTGGACCTCCTCCTTTATCTTCAACACGATATCAGGCCTTATCCTTCTAAGCTTTTGCTGCACTGGCTTGCAATCTTCTCTTATAGGGAGACGATGGACTACAATGTCGATACTCAACCCCGGCATATCCTGGTATAACCATGCAAACACGTCATTGAACTCTCGGAGTAATTCGATGAGGTCTTGTCTTATCTTTGCAGAGATATCTgatccgatcttcacctctttacCCTcctctaagctcacaatttctattgattccctgtgaggtaggatttgcttcTCGGCCCTTTCTACCATCTTCAACAAGTCAGGAGACAAACCACAGTCTTCGTTGTCTTCAAAATCatgcgatccctctaaacacatgtttcgtTCAAAATGAGACTCTAAATTTGTAAGAGTGACATTCGCATCATTGATATCGTGGGACCTGTTATAAGTATGAAAAACAATATGGATTCAGGAATTTGTTTGGTACAATATGGTCATGAATGAAATGCAGGTGTAGTTTAAGAGAAACTTAAAATAACTGCTCTTATGGAAAGAAAGATTTGCTCCAAAAATGACTGCAAACATgaactttattaaaataatgattttctggacatgagcctatttcacaaaggaatcctTATCACTTCTAGGCTAAAAAGCAATAAGGGTGTTCTGGACATTACTCTGAGGAAATCCTAAAAACTACAAGTATTTCTTCTGCAGTTCAGTTGTTTAGTTCCCTTTCCGACTCGTAAGGACGAATATCTGGCAAAGCTCTTCCTCGAGTCGCTTCTTCATACACGGCATGAATACTCCCTAGCTCCGTGTTAATACTTCTGACCCCTAGCATTCCTGGATGGACAAATCCTCCCGATACAAAAGTCTTGGATAGGTGAGGAAAGGTCATGGGTTCCCATTCAACTTCACCACCTGTCAAGCGAGCCCTTCTCCTCACTCGCTTATTTTCCTGCTCTATCCTCTTCTGCCTAGcatctggcttgtatcctaaACCAAAACGGTCCTGCTTGTCTTTCAACACTGGAGCCTCAACTCGGCCCTAAAGATATCTCCCCAATCCTCTTGTCGACAAAGCTCCCTTTCCAACAGTCAACTGCAGACCCATCTCTGTGGTCCTGGATATTCTCGGCATCGGGATCTTGTTTCCCTCGCTGATGAATGTTGCATTTACGAACTCCAAGGAATGGAAAGAGCATTCGATTGCATCATCGCTCGTTTCTAGATAAGGCGCATCATTGGTCACAGATGCAATGATATTTTCTTCAGCATCTATCGTCACAACCCTGCCTTCTGACACCAGCTTCAGTTTTTGATGTAACGATGACGGTACCGCACCTGCTGAATGAATCCATGGCCTTCCTAATAGGCAACTGtaagaaggcttgatgtccatAACTAAGAAGTCCACCTCATAAATAGTTGGGCCAATTAACAAGGGAAtgtcaattcttcccatgaccctCCTCTCAGTACCATCGAATGCTCGAACCACGTTCTGACACGACTTCATATGCGAACTATCCATAGGTAGCCTGTTGAGCGTGGATAGGGGCAATACATTTAATGCCGATCCATTGTCTACCAGAACCCCCGGTAATATGCACCATTTACACCTTGCAGTGATGTGTAAAGCTCTAGTAGATCCCATACCCCCAGGTGGTATTTCGTCATCGCTGAAAGAGATGAAGTTATCAGCGCTTATATTACCGACCAGTCGATCCAACTTGTTAACAGAGATATCGTCGgccacataagtttcatttagcaccttCAGTAGTGCATTTCAATGTCCCTCCGATTTCAGGAGTAAAGCTAGCACAgatatgcgagctggttgtttgTGTAGCTATTCCACAACGCTGTACTCGATATGCTTTATGAACTTCAAGAACTCTCTAGCTTCCTCCTCCTTAATTGGTTCATTGACCAACAATTAAGGTTCGAccgtcttcttcttctttccatCCGAAGTTTCTTTTCTTATTGGCTCTACTCGAGCCTTCACCTGTTCGTCATGCCCTTCTTCATCATGGTCCTCTTTATTAATTGCATCCTCCTTCCCCGGGATTGTCACATTACAATtgtaattccaaggaaccctcTTGTTATCCTTGTAAGTAAACACGATCGGTTTTTGAATGATAACCTTTGGTGCTACTCGCACTCCAACCTCACTATTCTTAGGTCGTGAGATGATGACCACAGGATGGTTAGCCTTTGGAACTCCCAATGCCAACTCTGACATACATACATGATTCTCCTTCTGAATTccttcacaaaatttcatctccttattatccatcatacCCTGTACCACGGCTCTGAACTCCGTacactcttggatttcatgccccatTTCAcagtggaactcacagtagttcctccTCTTCTCACAGCTTTCTTCTGAAGCAATTAGCCCCCTTTTCACCATCTCTTTCCAGACCCATCTCAAAGGAGTCTTCACGTCCGCAATGTCTGCCTTAATTTTCTGTCCTCGCCCATCATATTTATTCCACTGTCAGTATGGTTTGGTAATGGATTTTCTGCTTTGGTGGCTTCATCAAATTTAACGACACCCATACCAATGAGCCTTTCAACCaacttcttgaaggcagtacagttttctatggaatgcctCGTGATTCCCGCATGATAGTCGCACTATGCATTtgcatcgtaccatttggggtacgagGGCTGTAAGGGCTTCAGATAGAAAGGGGAAACTACATGTGCGTCGAATAAGTTTCGGTATAATTCTTTGTACGACATAGGAATTGGCGTGAATTGAGGCCTCTCCGTATTTCGCCTTGTACCGACCTCTTGTCTCGACGAGCTTTGCTGATTGGCAGCCACCTTCCCTGGCTGACTCACTGTTACTGACTTCGAGTAACCCTTGTTGTACATGCTCgcgttgttcacctcattttccttcCTCTTCGAAGCTGATCTTCTGTTACTCTCTCCAGCATCGATCTTCCCACTCTtgatggcattctcaatcatctcgccattcatgactatgtcaggaaagctttttgtggcacttcctaacatatgtgtaatgaaCGGTGCCTTCAGGGTGTTAATGAACAACATGGTCATTTCCTTTTCCAagagcggtggctgaacttggactgcgacctccctccatctctgcgcatactgcctaaagctttcgctcgccttcttctccatgttctgaagggtgattctatcaggagccaTGTCTGTCACATGACTATATTGTTTCATGAAGGCTTGCGCcaagtccctccatgaaccaatcgtggcacgactcaactgattgtaccacctggatgctgcccctgcaaggctgtcttggaagcaatgtattaatagctgGTCATTATTAACGTATCCAGccattcgcctgcagaacatggtgacATGAGCCTCTGGGCAAGTCGTCACATTGTACTTCTCGaattcaggcatcttaaacttATGAGGGAGTACTAGATCTGGCACTAAACTCAGCTCTTTTGCGTCAATGCCTCGATAACTTTCAGCAACTTTCATTGCCTTGAACTTTTCCTCGAGCCACTTGCATCTCTCCTCCAACTGTCTCGGTAACTCCTGCTTCACTCTTTCCTTCTCAACCACTTCATCAAAGTCAGGAATGGCAGAGTTAATAGGATTATTTTCGGGATTAAAACCCGGCCCCGTTTGGAGGTTCGAAACACCAGCTCGAAATTGCTGAAGCAAGATGGTGACAGTAGATTTGCGCGGGTATTCAGCTTGAGCTCGCTCATGTggaggggtgaaacctggaggatagaaAAGTTCATCATCATTTTCCTCATCGACATCTGCCATGGGGCCCTTTCCTTTGTCACCTCCCTTAGTTATCAGTCGGGTTAACTTTGCCACTATATCCTCTTGAGATTCCTGCATCTTCTCAGACATTTCTTGCTTCATCTTGTCTAACCGCTCCTGCATTTGTAGCTGAAGCTGGTCTTGCATCTCCTTTTGGTACTGTTCGAGCTTTTCTAATCTCTGATCCATATCTTTTTTCTTTGCTCGAGTGCCGTATCGGTGTTGGGTTGGTtagttggtttccaggttaactgagcaataattttaattaattaggatcaATTAAAGgttttgaatgcatatgatgcgatgcaTGAGATGGATGCAAGAAAGGCgttaattataattcaattccacttggaaaactttattagaaaacaAATCCCTTTACACAGAATAGACTACAAATACGACTTCGCCCTAATACTTAAGACCTTGATTTTTTGAAGCAATGAGGCTAACTCCCGTCCCCGGTCTGACTCCAATTCATACTTTACGCTCAACGTGTCAGCTTGTACTACCAGAGTTTGTAAGTGATCAGCTACTTCTAGAATCTGAACCAACGCTTGTCCCATAACACGATCCCTGCTTCTGACCTGATTCTGGAGATAGTGAAGCTGTTCATTTTTATGGTCTTTGTTTACCTCTAAATACTCAATCCTGGCTTCACCGTTCTGTAATGCCACCTCTAGTTCTTCTATAGTTTTCTTCATTTGCTCGATTCTGCTTAAACTTGCTTGCAGTTCCACCACTAAATTACGATTTCGGTATTGATGAACAACCTTCTCAAGTTCGGCCACTCTAGCCCTTAGTTTATCCCTTTCATCATGATTTTCTAACAAACTCTTCTCAAGCGATCTATTTTGCATCTGGGCTTCTTGGAATCTTTCTTCCCATCTACCAGCCTTGGTTGATTCTTCTTGAACCTCTTGACGCCACTGTTCTGAGGATTTTCCCAACCCAGCAGTTCTTACTGACAGACGTAGTCTCTTATAATCCATCTTCAAGCTGTTCAAATCTTCCTCGACTTTGCGCTTCCCTTTTCTCAAGCCTTCAGTTTCCTGCTTTTGAACATCTATgtccaacttcaaattcaccttttcttcctccatttgcTCTATTTTCTTCTCTAATTCTGCATTCCTTCTTTCGAGGTCTTGCTTTATGATTTCCAGCTCAGAAGGGACGACGCGCAAATGCTCCTCTCTCGACTGACTATTTTCTGAACTTGGTCCAGGAATGTTGTCATTAATCCTCCTAACACGCCATTCGTTATATTCAGAAGTTATCATTGGACCCACGGCTAATCTCTTCATTCGGCGAGTCTGATTCCATGCATTGGCCATCTCACGAGCCTTTCTTTTATAGCCATCATCCTTGTATGAGAATTACACTCGGCTAATCCCTGTGTTGCAGGCACAAACTGTCTTGACCTGTACTATCTTAATACTAGCAATGGGGCATAACCAACAGCTCCCCAAATCTCGAGCAATGGAACCCAGTCGAAATCTCCACACCTATATAGGATATCATCTGGAAGCAACCATAGAGCTCTCCACTCGATATCTTCCTCTTGTAGATTCTGAAAGATTGCCATCCATTTCTTCTCTGTAATATCATCTCTCCTTGACGTAGCCACTATCTCTTTCAACGGTGAATAACTTTCAGAGAAGACCTGATATGAAACCTTatcaaccttccaaaagtggctatggaaccaccCAAGTAATAGCtgcgcacatccaataaatctacccTTTCCCGTTTTTCGACATGCATTTAATGACCTAAAGGTTTCTGCCAAAATCACCGGAACTGGCGTAACTCCCTTATCAAGTCGATCAAACAAATCAATGACCGCCTTGTCAATATGTCCCAAAATCTTAGGAAACACAATTAAGCCATATATACTCAAAGCAAAGACGTCTACTTTCTTCCTCACATCTGGGTGTGCTAAAATGAGGTCCCTCAAGCTTTTCCAGGGAATACACCTGCTATCCCCTTTTTGCTTAATCCAAGCcgtaacccactgctcactcatccctgttataTTTATCAGCTTCTTCAAGAAGGTCGGTACATTTACCGCTTTTGAATAAATTCTATCTACCTGAACCTTCGACCACCGAAGTAAAGCTGTATACTCCTCTATCGTAGGCACCAAATCAACCTTCCCAAATATGAAGCAACTGTAGGCCGGAGTCCAAAACTGGGCAAGAGCTCGAAACAAACGCTTGTCTACCTTCATGTCAAGtaaataaggcaaatccccataattCAAATAGAATAACTGCCTAACCTCATTATCCCATTGATCCCAAATCTCCTTCAACTCCTGCAAGTTGTTCTGAGCTACGCTAACacgagtgaagtcccataactctgatacgtatcCCACGACCAAACTATCACATTTTTCACACTGTATCTTCTCAGACCAAGTCCGGACAGCCGCATTgtcttccactctatcaagaaacccatttcccaTGATAAACTTTCTTTATGGCAACCGAATATGAACCAATGCCTTTATAATGAAATATCATGCAATCATGATGTCAtgcaataaaacaaaataaaacaagtcAGCATCACATATAAAGATATAATAACATGGCAAGAACACTTATTAGGAATCTACTAGGGTTCggtatagttctacctagggcaagtccctaaagctcactatatgaggtttagtttctagagtaagggtacccgaaccagcagattcctcgatcctcacccattataggctcatatggaacgagttcagttcagggggacacatttccctatggctgcacggagatgaaaatctcacgaagacataggtacggatgtatcccggaagcggtccactaccctgcacgaaggtgaaaacctcacgaatgactagtttctcgctcccacttaagggtAAAATGCAAGATGCAAATGCAAAGTTACCAACATACCATggtaaaaaaaaatatgaagggaaatcatgaattttttaaaaacttttgatGTTCGACACAAAGACAAAAATGAATCAATTTCTGGCTCGACTCTCTaagttccccagtggagtcgccaagctgtcgaaaccgtttttttgaaaacaaaaattttggttgttgacttaaaaataaaaacaaaaactggagtcgccaccgatcctttattaaggtgtgatcggcccaccttaaaaTTAGTTTtagtctgcgaaatttgagaaaacaggttcaggagtcagttacgcacgaggaaggattagcaccctcgtaacgcccaaaattggtaccaaattgatttttaaaatgcCCTGGTGCCAAAAATTTGAAAAGGttttaaaaggaaactttttatttcatgaatggattaaaataataagacaattcctatttcaaagaaataaaacaccacacccagtaagttagggcacaatgtttttaaatcttcaaaatacccgaatattgccttttgtttttgaaaattcttatttcgagaagaaaatgtcatgaccagtaagttaggacccaacattttgaattcccgagaataagtttttatttaaaatttgggttTATTGTAAAACAAATACTTGGCATCCTAGATTTATCGAAAAAATAATcgcgatccagtaagttaggacacaaccttcttcgagaatcatgaatgccaaatactttgaaaatttataaaataggatGATTTTAACACTTTgagaaaatcaaaaaaatatatttgaaaaaaaagatgCTAAAAAGGGTTAAGGCATAACATGAAACGGATACCCTGATTTCAAACATGTATGAATAGATGCTTACAAATATATACAAGTAAGTATAgtatacaaataaatttacaaatatgtgtatataattacaaaagtaaagtaaaacaaatgttttttttaaatatatatatatataaaagatatatatatatgttttgtaaaaaatgtatttataaagataataaaagaatattaagAAATTATgacaatgtatatatatgtattaaataagtgaACAACATATGTACaaataaaatagtaacaataataatataataatagataacgatataatgataaatatttaaaaaaaaaaaagaaaaatagctaaaaatggactgaattgaatttaaaaacaaaaaaacgaatttagaaaaacaaaaaaaaggaaaaaaaccaaTTTAAATGCGCGCGTAACAGTGGAGGACCAAAAGGGTAATTAACTCGTCCTTCAAAAATGCTGCGCAGcaaagggaccaaattgaaacaaagaTAAAATGTGCGACCCTATTTCTAAAAACCAAAACAAGTTAATTGAAATGCGCTGCAAGCAGGAGGGGTCAATTGCGCAAATATCCCCAAGAttcaaaacgcgcggatcctccccgggtcgggtcaaCGCGTGGGTCACACTAGgcttaaaacggcgccgttttgatcctttatttaaaacaaattttcttttcaaaatcagTTGCaaccgaaaaagaaaaaaataaaataaaataaaaacagaggCCCCCCCTTTTGTTTGCTCTGCTAGGGTTAGGAACCCTAGCGTCCTTGCGCCGC containing:
- the LOC107943496 gene encoding uncharacterized protein, whose product is MGNGFLDRVEDNAAVRTWSEKIQCEKCDSLVVGYVSELWDFTRVSVAQNNLQELKEIWDQWDNEVRQLFYLNYGDLPYLLDMKVDKRLFRALAQFWTPAYSCFIFGKVDLVPTIEEYTALLRWSKVQVDRIYSKAVNVPTFLKKLINITGMSEQWVTAWIKQKGDSRCIPWKSLRDLILAHPDVRKKVDVFALSIYGLIVFPKILGHIDKAVIDLFDRLDKGVTPVPVILAETFRSLNACRKTGKGRFIGCAQLLLGWFHSHFWKVDKVSYQVFSESYSPLKEIVATSRRDDITEKKWMAIFQNLQEEDIEWRALWLLPDDILYRCGDFDWVPLLEIWGAVGYAPLLVLR